In Clostridium sp., one DNA window encodes the following:
- a CDS encoding HNH endonuclease, giving the protein MAREFSRAFYHSKEWVKCRKGYMESKYYLCERCGGPATIVHHKKFINPGNINNPEITLNWDNLEALCIDCHDQIHNRNHQITTKETKFDENGDLIKSPHKPKK; this is encoded by the coding sequence ATGGCTAGGGAATTTAGTAGAGCATTTTATCATAGTAAGGAATGGGTTAAGTGTAGAAAGGGTTATATGGAGAGTAAATATTACTTGTGTGAGAGATGTGGAGGGCCTGCAACAATAGTTCATCATAAAAAGTTCATAAATCCAGGAAATATAAATAATCCAGAAATAACATTAAACTGGGATAACTTAGAAGCCCTATGTATAGATTGTCATGACCAGATACACAATAGAAACCATCAAATAACCACAAAAGAAACAAAATTTGATGAAAATGGAGATCTTATAAAGTCCCCCCATAAGCCAAAAAAGTAA
- a CDS encoding HAMP domain-containing sensor histidine kinase: MKKIFKLRSELAFSAVISVIIALVLAVFLREFVLGSFLNSYNDTPEYVYENMIAPTENELKNMNMKDIGKLQEYMDGEFSMTYFIFIVRKDGNVIASNNRQIKSVDERQIVNGKNTFKFLNTDRDNLVKITRCDYLKDGYYLYYIYIGYGKLDNSNIVGVMAISIFIIVFFLLIWRRISYISKIKSTVRSIAEGNLSDRVPLKYKNELRELSENINYMASKIEKEEKNRNEFFTNISHDLRTPLTTILGYIDMIKNGKYNSENEFNNYIDIMHKKGLYLKNMLDDFFEYSKLSSNDIILEKQYLQLNELARQVYEEEDEEFIRMGLKLSLKLPRESIGIKADPNLFLRAVNNLLSNALKYSKNDTTVEFNVDKEKYNDNFYAVISVSNIPETPVDHEDVENFFERLYKRDLSRKKEGSGLGLSIVREIIKHHGGVVKAYKENRRLIFKLYIPCSNLFSH; this comes from the coding sequence TTGAAAAAAATATTTAAACTAAGGAGTGAGCTTGCTTTTTCTGCAGTTATTTCAGTAATTATAGCCCTTGTACTTGCAGTTTTTTTGAGAGAATTTGTTTTAGGTTCTTTTTTGAACAGCTATAATGATACTCCTGAATATGTGTATGAGAATATGATTGCTCCAACGGAGAATGAATTGAAAAATATGAATATGAAAGACATTGGGAAATTACAGGAATACATGGATGGAGAGTTTAGTATGACCTATTTTATTTTTATAGTGAGAAAAGATGGAAATGTAATAGCTTCCAACAATAGGCAAATTAAAAGTGTAGATGAGCGTCAGATTGTGAATGGTAAGAACACTTTCAAATTTTTAAATACTGATAGGGATAATTTGGTCAAAATAACCAGATGTGATTATCTAAAAGACGGGTATTATCTGTATTATATATATATCGGTTATGGTAAATTGGATAATAGCAATATTGTAGGTGTAATGGCAATTTCAATTTTCATAATTGTGTTTTTCCTGCTCATATGGAGACGTATATCTTATATATCAAAAATAAAATCAACAGTTAGAAGTATTGCTGAGGGTAATTTATCTGATAGAGTTCCACTTAAATATAAAAATGAACTTAGGGAATTGTCTGAAAACATAAATTATATGGCTTCAAAAATAGAAAAAGAAGAGAAAAACAGGAATGAATTTTTCACAAATATATCTCATGATCTGAGAACGCCTTTAACCACTATACTGGGATATATAGATATGATTAAAAATGGTAAATATAATTCAGAGAATGAGTTCAATAATTATATAGACATAATGCACAAAAAAGGATTGTATTTAAAGAACATGCTGGATGATTTCTTTGAATATTCAAAGTTGTCTTCCAATGATATAATACTGGAAAAACAATATCTACAGTTAAATGAACTTGCAAGGCAGGTATATGAAGAAGAGGATGAAGAATTTATACGGATGGGTTTGAAGCTTTCTCTCAAATTACCTAGGGAATCCATTGGTATAAAGGCAGATCCAAATTTGTTTTTAAGAGCGGTAAATAATCTTTTAAGCAATGCCCTAAAATATTCTAAAAATGATACGACTGTTGAATTCAATGTAGATAAGGAAAAATACAATGACAATTTTTATGCAGTGATTTCAGTTTCAAATATTCCTGAAACACCAGTTGACCATGAAGATGTGGAGAATTTCTTTGAAAGACTATATAAAAGGGATTTGTCCAGAAAAAAAGAAGGCAGCGGCTTGGGCTTGTCAATTGTAAGAGAAATAATCAAACACCACGGTGGGGTTGTAAAGGCATATAAAGAAAATCGTAGATTGATTTTCAAATTATATATACCTTGTTCCAATCTTTTCTCCCATTAA
- a CDS encoding MerR family transcriptional regulator, which translates to MKKDYYKIDEVAKRTGLTKRCIRYYEDIGLVVPKRTACSYRLYTDEDLENIKIIKNLKDNLGFSLKEVKNFLILRTCIMNMFKNNNTSNIEEYIEQIKSQIDFINKKQETLNRVKDWSFQVFEKLEELKLK; encoded by the coding sequence ATGAAGAAAGATTATTACAAAATCGATGAAGTAGCTAAAAGGACAGGACTTACCAAAAGATGCATCAGATATTATGAAGATATAGGACTGGTAGTCCCAAAGAGAACTGCCTGTAGTTACAGATTGTATACAGACGAAGATTTGGAAAATATTAAAATAATAAAAAATTTGAAAGATAACCTTGGGTTTTCTTTAAAAGAAGTAAAAAATTTTCTGATTTTAAGGACATGTATAATGAACATGTTTAAAAATAATAATACTTCAAATATAGAAGAATATATAGAACAGATAAAATCCCAGATAGATTTTATAAATAAAAAGCAGGAAACTCTGAATAGGGTAAAAGATTGGAGCTTCCAAGTTTTTGAAAAGTTGGAGGAACTAAAATTAAAATAA
- a CDS encoding head-tail connector protein yields the protein MDILTMDEAHNILRVDGDELDIEIKALIDAIPPYLEATTGRTWVDDDTIHPMAKTAAQFILILWFDPMDRDIDKLRNAIDSLLTALEAIGRSMGNG from the coding sequence ATGGATATACTTACAATGGATGAAGCACATAACATATTGAGGGTTGATGGTGATGAACTAGATATAGAGATAAAGGCATTGATAGATGCTATACCACCATACCTAGAAGCAACAACAGGCAGGACATGGGTAGATGATGATACAATACATCCAATGGCAAAGACAGCAGCACAATTTATATTGATATTGTGGTTTGATCCAATGGATAGGGATATAGATAAGTTAAGAAATGCAATAGATTCATTATTGACTGCATTAGAGGCAATAGGAAGAAGTATGGGAAATGGCTAG
- a CDS encoding phosphatidylserine decarboxylase — translation MIKYYNRKSRKYEAEKIAGDTYLKWTYSSPIGMKLLDIIIKKKIFSKLYGYFCSSIFSRKKINKFINDFHINMNESIKNKDDFKDFNDFFTRKLKKSARPIDQNSSNLISPGDGRLLAYSNINLNKILQIKGFTYKLYDLIGDKHSAERFNSGNLIVLRLAPTDYHRFHFIDSGMCDPVKKIEGNYYSVNPIALKKIPNLFCQNKRHWSIFHSSNFGDVLYVEIGATCVGSIVQTYSPGKNICKGDEKGYFKFGGSTVILFFEKNKIIIDRDILVQSKDGYETRVLMGEKIGTRYI, via the coding sequence ATGATAAAATATTATAATAGAAAATCAAGAAAATACGAGGCAGAAAAAATTGCTGGCGATACATACCTAAAATGGACTTATTCCTCCCCTATTGGAATGAAACTTTTAGATATTATAATCAAGAAAAAAATTTTTTCCAAGTTATATGGATATTTTTGCAGCAGTATTTTCAGCAGAAAAAAAATAAATAAGTTTATTAATGATTTTCATATAAATATGAATGAATCTATTAAAAATAAAGATGACTTCAAAGATTTCAATGATTTCTTTACACGAAAATTGAAAAAATCGGCAAGACCTATTGATCAAAATAGTAGTAATTTGATTTCTCCTGGTGATGGCAGACTTCTAGCCTATTCAAATATAAATTTGAATAAAATATTGCAGATAAAAGGATTCACCTATAAACTGTATGACTTGATCGGAGATAAGCATAGTGCTGAAAGGTTTAACTCTGGAAATTTAATTGTATTAAGACTTGCACCTACAGACTACCATAGATTTCACTTTATAGATAGTGGTATGTGTGATCCTGTAAAAAAAATTGAAGGGAATTATTACTCAGTAAATCCTATAGCACTAAAAAAAATCCCAAATCTATTCTGCCAAAATAAAAGACACTGGAGTATTTTCCACTCCAGTAATTTTGGAGACGTACTTTATGTTGAAATAGGTGCAACCTGTGTAGGTTCTATAGTACAGACGTATAGTCCGGGCAAAAATATCTGCAAAGGTGATGAAAAGGGATATTTCAAGTTTGGTGGGTCGACTGTAATTTTATTTTTTGAAAAAAACAAAATCATAATTGATAGGGATATATTAGTGCAGAGCAAAGACGGTTATGAAACAAGGGTATTAATGGGAGAAAAGATTGGAACAAGGTATATATAA
- a CDS encoding ABC transporter permease subunit produces MNKYIWEELKRIIIKKKSSIVIILMITVIFGLASTLKTNTLDVQIQKDKELLNIQKMGRDKAASQFKKADFSRDIIGTEKEIKDKEEQLNEINNYDRSKLGEQIQKLEKENNPENEYKILQLKYEKKYNIEKSELIPKGMYSAMEILAYFIPMFFLLILIVFLSDIVSGDYSANTIKNLVTKPISRKKIIMSKFAASMILSAGTLILSTIIFIVEAGIHLGLSDHRLPFDVGAKYVMDKSITLTPITSQMKYVDGSRSIIPLWSAIIELVLIAIIISMAIISIVLFISVFCRNSLVSSLVSFILIGGTVVWYLFGFAGRYVVSAKYGAFVKFLPVPYIADAVGTLSGDISVQLTSTVNVFFVLMICLAWTLAMLFLSGYVFGKRDFD; encoded by the coding sequence ATGAATAAATATATATGGGAGGAACTTAAAAGAATAATAATTAAAAAGAAATCTTCAATTGTTATTATTCTTATGATTACAGTTATCTTCGGATTGGCAAGTACTTTAAAAACAAATACTCTGGACGTGCAAATTCAAAAAGATAAAGAGCTTCTTAACATTCAGAAAATGGGAAGGGATAAAGCAGCTTCACAATTTAAAAAGGCGGATTTTTCAAGAGATATAATTGGAACTGAAAAAGAGATAAAGGACAAAGAAGAACAGTTGAACGAAATAAACAATTATGATAGATCAAAATTAGGTGAACAAATTCAAAAACTGGAAAAAGAAAATAATCCTGAAAATGAGTATAAGATACTCCAATTGAAATATGAAAAAAAATATAATATAGAAAAAAGTGAGCTTATACCAAAGGGGATGTATTCGGCTATGGAAATTCTGGCGTATTTTATACCGATGTTTTTTTTGCTTATCCTCATTGTATTTTTATCCGATATAGTGTCGGGAGATTATTCCGCAAATACAATTAAAAATTTAGTTACAAAGCCTATTTCAAGGAAGAAAATCATTATGTCCAAATTTGCCGCCTCCATGATTTTAAGTGCAGGTACTTTGATTTTGAGTACCATAATATTTATAGTAGAAGCTGGCATTCATCTTGGTCTTTCAGATCATAGACTGCCTTTTGACGTAGGTGCAAAATATGTTATGGATAAATCCATAACATTGACTCCCATAACCTCACAGATGAAGTATGTAGATGGGAGCAGATCAATTATTCCTCTCTGGAGTGCAATTATTGAATTGGTGCTGATTGCAATAATTATATCAATGGCTATTATATCAATAGTTTTATTCATATCAGTTTTCTGCAGAAATTCGCTTGTTTCCTCCCTTGTAAGTTTTATATTGATTGGAGGAACAGTTGTCTGGTATCTTTTTGGTTTTGCAGGCAGATACGTTGTATCAGCCAAATATGGAGCTTTTGTAAAATTTCTGCCTGTTCCATATATAGCTGATGCAGTGGGAACTTTAAGCGGTGACATTTCCGTGCAGCTTACCAGCACTGTAAATGTGTTTTTTGTATTGATGATCTGTTTGGCATGGACTTTAGCTATGCTGTTTTTAAGCGGTTACGTTTTTGGTAAAAGGGATTTTGATTGA
- a CDS encoding ABC transporter ATP-binding protein — protein sequence MITLIQKVLELRNVSKKRGRVQVLKDISFSISRGEICGLVGKNGAGKTTLIKIITSMLFPDEGEIIIDGKNIETERKEVLQKVGAIVETPEFYGYMTGRQNLNYIASMMENVTKDKIEDVIKYSKLGAKINKKVKTYSLGMRQRLGLVQALMGNISLLILDEPTNGLDPIGVVELKNTIKVLAEEKGVSVFISSHILSEIESICTKVVFIDEGKIAGVEKIGRNSKASSVKNMFIKTNLPEKTWEIIKNISDVRLLEVKDEGVSILINTELHDTFDILKKLHDSGIVVEGCFEIKQNLEDKFIKMMGENDDE from the coding sequence ATGATAACATTGATACAAAAAGTACTGGAATTAAGGAATGTTTCTAAAAAAAGAGGGAGAGTTCAGGTATTGAAAGATATTTCATTTTCTATAAGTAGAGGTGAAATCTGCGGTCTTGTAGGGAAAAATGGTGCTGGAAAGACTACATTGATCAAAATTATAACCAGTATGTTGTTCCCGGATGAAGGTGAAATTATAATAGACGGAAAAAACATTGAAACCGAAAGAAAAGAAGTACTGCAGAAGGTGGGAGCCATAGTGGAAACACCGGAGTTTTACGGCTATATGACAGGAAGACAGAATCTAAATTATATAGCCAGCATGATGGAAAATGTGACAAAAGATAAGATAGAAGACGTTATAAAATATTCTAAATTAGGTGCAAAAATTAATAAAAAAGTAAAAACCTATTCTCTGGGAATGAGACAAAGGCTGGGTCTTGTACAGGCTCTTATGGGCAATATATCTCTTTTGATATTGGATGAGCCTACGAATGGTTTGGATCCAATTGGGGTTGTGGAACTTAAAAATACTATAAAGGTTTTGGCTGAAGAGAAGGGAGTAAGTGTTTTTATATCTTCACATATTTTGAGTGAAATAGAGAGTATATGTACAAAGGTTGTTTTTATAGATGAAGGTAAAATTGCAGGTGTTGAAAAAATAGGCAGAAATTCCAAAGCCAGTAGTGTAAAAAACATGTTTATAAAAACAAATTTACCTGAAAAAACATGGGAAATTATAAAAAATATATCTGATGTAAGGTTGTTGGAAGTAAAAGATGAGGGGGTTTCAATTTTAATAAATACCGAGTTGCATGATACATTTGATATATTAAAAAAATTACATGACAGCGGAATAGTTGTAGAAGGATGCTTTGAAATAAAGCAAAACCTGGAAGATAAATTTATAAAGATGATGGGGGAAAATGATGATGAATAA
- a CDS encoding response regulator transcription factor, whose translation MKENILIIDDDNDIRNMIVNYFQKEGYPVYNASDGEEGLQILKSKSVSLIILDIMMPKMDGYTMLSKLREFSSLPVILLTAKDQQMDKIRGFIAGCDDYIVKPFDFTELSLRVLAILRRSKSDNILQKHMMKIKDIEINTLEHTVKKDNVEIVLTPKEYEILYTLASNKGRVYSTRMLYEIIWKDTFLENDNTVTMHIKNLREKLGDSVKQGKYIKTIWGVGYKIEKNI comes from the coding sequence GTGAAGGAAAATATATTGATAATAGATGATGACAATGACATAAGGAATATGATTGTAAATTATTTTCAAAAGGAAGGTTATCCGGTATATAATGCTTCTGACGGAGAGGAAGGACTGCAAATTTTAAAGTCCAAGTCAGTTTCTCTGATAATTCTGGACATTATGATGCCCAAGATGGATGGGTATACCATGCTGTCTAAACTCAGAGAATTCTCAAGCCTGCCTGTTATACTTCTCACTGCAAAAGACCAGCAAATGGACAAGATAAGGGGATTCATAGCTGGATGTGACGACTATATAGTAAAACCCTTTGATTTTACAGAACTTTCACTAAGGGTATTAGCTATACTCAGAAGATCTAAGTCCGATAATATACTGCAAAAACACATGATGAAAATTAAGGATATAGAAATAAATACCCTGGAACATACAGTAAAAAAAGATAATGTGGAAATTGTGCTTACTCCAAAGGAATATGAGATTTTGTACACACTGGCATCAAATAAAGGAAGGGTATATTCCACCAGAATGCTCTATGAGATAATCTGGAAAGATACCTTTCTGGAAAATGACAACACTGTAACCATGCATATCAAGAATCTGAGAGAAAAGTTAGGTGACAGTGTGAAGCAGGGCAAATATATAAAAACCATATGGGGAGTGGGTTATAAGATTGAAAAAAATATTTAA
- a CDS encoding terminase large subunit — translation MNYIEEYYKGIKSGKYVVSKRVEKQYKKLIHDIKHPDKYIFDKDKANRPIEFIERFCKHSKGEWAGKPVLLELFQKAFISALFGFVDKDTGLRRYREAMFYVARKNGKTVMLSAIALYMLIADGEAGAEVYSCASKKDQAKICFDETLNMVKQSPYLSKHLKKRKTDLYFPATMSKFQALGKNSDTLDGLNSHCVIIDELHSIKDRNLYEVMKQSQSARREPLLIMITTAGTLRENIFDDIYEYACNVVDGNFPDDTFLPILYELDKKEEWTNPECWIKSNPGLGSIKKVNDLEIKVDRAKNNPKDVSGILTKDFNIRCTVSTAWLTFDAINNEEIFDISKFHNCYAIGGADLSITTDLTAATLLMMDAETQKRYVTQMYWLPKESFNERVQHDKIPYDKWLQRGLLRLCEGNSIDYRDVTAWFLEMLNDKEITPLWIYYDSYSAKYWVEEMKNNGFKMERCIQGAKTLSLPMQMMGADLQAKKINYNNNPMLKWCLTNTGVQTDRNGNIVPIKNQAAKMRIDGMASMLDAYTGLFEHYEEFLRAIE, via the coding sequence ATGAATTATATAGAAGAATATTATAAAGGAATTAAATCAGGTAAGTATGTTGTATCTAAGAGAGTAGAAAAGCAGTATAAAAAGCTTATACATGATATCAAGCATCCAGATAAATATATCTTTGATAAAGATAAAGCCAACAGACCTATAGAATTTATAGAAAGATTTTGTAAACACAGCAAAGGCGAATGGGCAGGAAAGCCAGTTCTATTAGAATTATTTCAAAAAGCTTTCATATCAGCTCTATTCGGGTTTGTTGATAAGGATACAGGACTAAGGCGTTACCGTGAAGCTATGTTTTATGTGGCCAGAAAAAACGGTAAGACTGTAATGTTATCAGCCATAGCATTATATATGCTTATTGCAGATGGTGAAGCAGGAGCAGAGGTATATTCTTGTGCAAGTAAGAAGGATCAAGCCAAGATATGTTTTGATGAAACTCTTAATATGGTGAAGCAAAGTCCCTATTTATCCAAACACTTAAAAAAACGTAAAACAGATTTATATTTTCCTGCTACAATGTCCAAGTTTCAGGCATTGGGAAAAAATTCAGATACACTAGATGGATTAAATAGCCACTGTGTTATTATAGATGAATTACACTCAATTAAAGATAGAAATTTATATGAGGTTATGAAGCAATCACAGAGTGCAAGACGTGAGCCCTTATTAATTATGATAACTACAGCAGGAACATTAAGAGAGAATATATTTGATGATATATACGAGTATGCTTGCAATGTAGTTGATGGTAATTTTCCAGATGATACATTTTTACCTATACTTTATGAACTTGACAAGAAAGAAGAATGGACAAATCCAGAATGTTGGATAAAATCAAATCCGGGATTAGGAAGTATTAAAAAAGTTAATGATTTGGAGATTAAGGTTGATAGAGCAAAGAATAATCCAAAAGATGTATCTGGAATACTTACTAAAGATTTTAATATAAGATGTACCGTATCTACTGCATGGCTTACTTTTGATGCTATAAATAATGAAGAAATATTTGATATAAGTAAATTTCATAATTGTTATGCTATAGGTGGGGCAGATTTATCAATTACTACAGATTTAACAGCAGCAACATTATTGATGATGGATGCAGAAACTCAAAAAAGATATGTAACTCAGATGTATTGGCTTCCTAAAGAAAGCTTTAATGAAAGAGTACAGCATGACAAAATACCATATGATAAATGGCTTCAACGTGGTTTGTTGAGACTATGTGAAGGAAATAGTATTGATTATAGAGATGTTACAGCATGGTTCCTTGAAATGCTAAACGATAAAGAAATAACTCCATTGTGGATATATTACGATTCTTATTCAGCTAAATACTGGGTTGAAGAAATGAAAAACAATGGTTTTAAGATGGAAAGATGTATCCAGGGTGCAAAGACTTTATCATTGCCAATGCAGATGATGGGTGCTGATTTACAGGCTAAGAAAATAAATTATAATAATAATCCAATGCTAAAATGGTGTCTGACTAATACAGGGGTTCAGACAGATAGAAATGGTAATATAGTTCCTATAAAAAATCAAGCTGCTAAAATGAGAATAGATGGTATGGCCTCAATGTTAGATGCTTATACAGGACTATTTGAGCATTATGAGGAATTCTTGAGAGCGATAGAATAA
- a CDS encoding transposase: protein MFKIFRKNCCGLDVHKTWIYACIGITDTNGRTEYKQARFSSFSKGLKELAEWLAKYSCLDVCMESSGKYWIPVFNILEKTCFVTLAHPKYTKPQKGNKTDVKDARWICDLFMCDMIKPSFIPSPEVRQLRDLIRYRFKLTNMLSGEKNRAQNCLTVSNLKLDDVFSDVFGKSSRSITNYMLDHPGERFDVAPFVDGRCKTPLEEIQSAVDGAILSEIGPDMSVFPSSKHLVSWAGCCPRNDQSAGKVKSTRISRAGCYLKPLLVQLASALIKSKKHPEFKERYHRIKTHRGHKKAIIAVCKMLLTAIWNILSKLEPYTPEGFLEHRPVKESKILTRSQALELFRKRGYTIIDDPVVTA from the coding sequence ATGTTTAAAATCTTTCGTAAAAACTGCTGTGGACTTGATGTCCACAAAACCTGGATCTATGCCTGCATCGGAATTACCGATACCAATGGACGTACTGAGTACAAACAGGCTCGTTTTTCTTCCTTTTCTAAAGGTCTAAAAGAATTAGCGGAATGGCTTGCTAAATACTCCTGTTTGGATGTCTGTATGGAATCCTCCGGCAAGTATTGGATTCCTGTATTCAACATCCTTGAGAAAACCTGTTTTGTTACCCTTGCACATCCGAAATATACAAAGCCTCAAAAAGGAAATAAAACCGATGTCAAGGATGCCAGATGGATCTGTGATCTTTTTATGTGCGATATGATCAAACCAAGCTTTATTCCTTCCCCTGAAGTTCGTCAGCTGCGTGACCTGATACGTTATCGCTTTAAGCTGACAAATATGCTGTCCGGTGAAAAGAACCGTGCCCAGAACTGTCTTACTGTCTCAAATCTAAAGCTTGATGATGTTTTCAGCGATGTATTTGGTAAATCTTCCAGATCTATCACCAACTACATGCTCGACCATCCGGGTGAACGCTTTGACGTTGCTCCTTTTGTCGATGGACGTTGTAAAACTCCGCTTGAAGAAATACAGTCAGCTGTCGATGGTGCCATTCTCTCTGAGATTGGTCCCGATATGTCGGTGTTCCCGTCATCCAAACATCTGGTTTCCTGGGCTGGTTGTTGCCCACGTAACGACCAAAGTGCTGGTAAAGTGAAATCCACACGTATTTCTCGTGCTGGTTGTTATTTGAAGCCTCTTCTTGTTCAGCTTGCCAGCGCATTAATAAAATCCAAAAAGCATCCTGAATTCAAAGAGAGGTATCACAGAATCAAAACCCACAGGGGACACAAAAAGGCTATCATTGCTGTTTGCAAGATGCTTCTGACCGCTATCTGGAACATCTTAAGCAAACTGGAGCCATATACTCCGGAAGGGTTTTTGGAGCATCGCCCTGTCAAGGAATCCAAGATTCTGACAAGGTCACAAGCTCTGGAACTGTTCAGGAAAAGAGGTTACACAATAATTGATGATCCTGTTGTGACTGCGTAA
- a CDS encoding MFS transporter, with amino-acid sequence MKKKNYKWIALSCTTIGVLFSVLSASTLMIALPVIMKDLNAGIGIITWTIMGYMLSLTIFVPSIGRIADMFGRKKLYVSGFAVFTVASLFCAMSESGIQLLVFRMIQSIGASLMIANSTVIITDVFPKSQLGKALGINAMVVSVAAVIGPILGGILINFSWRSIFYINIPIGLFGTIWAAISLVELHKSGSNEKFDFKGTFSFTFGMLALLVALTIGGFGQWFSRTVIILFTIAAILIGTFAYIENHTRFPMLDMTLLKTRILSFAYISTLLNGIARGAVTFLLIFYFEGDRGIDPITAGILLCPFAAAMMAVSPISGVLCDRYGARILSSIGLLISAVGLLGFMEIKTSSSIFYLVVCMIFTGIGSGMFFSPNTSSIMANVPEDKRGIAAGVRVMFMNAGMVLSIAISMAIISSSISPSVMQALFVHSHVSSNGIASIQFMSGLRTAFTISFIFSLIAAFISYLRGPAPKWEEQGQT; translated from the coding sequence GTGAAAAAGAAAAATTACAAATGGATTGCACTATCCTGTACTACCATAGGAGTCCTTTTCTCGGTACTTAGTGCAAGTACGCTTATGATTGCACTTCCTGTAATAATGAAGGATTTAAATGCAGGCATAGGTATAATAACGTGGACAATAATGGGATATATGTTGTCACTTACAATATTTGTCCCTTCAATAGGTAGAATAGCTGATATGTTTGGAAGAAAGAAACTGTATGTTTCAGGCTTTGCCGTATTTACTGTTGCATCGCTTTTTTGTGCAATGTCTGAAAGTGGAATACAGCTTCTTGTATTTAGAATGATACAATCTATAGGTGCATCTTTGATGATAGCAAATAGTACTGTCATAATAACAGATGTCTTCCCTAAATCACAGCTTGGAAAAGCTCTCGGTATAAATGCTATGGTTGTAAGTGTAGCTGCAGTCATAGGTCCTATTTTAGGTGGCATCCTTATAAATTTCAGTTGGAGAAGTATATTTTATATAAATATTCCTATAGGTTTGTTTGGAACCATATGGGCTGCAATATCACTTGTTGAACTCCACAAATCTGGTAGTAATGAAAAATTTGATTTCAAAGGTACTTTTTCATTTACTTTTGGAATGCTGGCATTACTTGTAGCACTTACTATAGGTGGATTTGGCCAGTGGTTTAGCAGAACTGTAATAATACTATTTACGATTGCAGCAATACTTATAGGAACATTTGCATATATCGAAAATCATACAAGATTTCCTATGCTGGATATGACTCTTCTAAAAACAAGAATTCTCTCATTTGCTTATATTAGCACGCTTTTAAATGGCATTGCAAGAGGAGCTGTTACTTTTCTCTTAATATTTTATTTTGAAGGTGATAGAGGGATTGATCCGATTACAGCAGGTATACTTTTATGTCCATTTGCTGCTGCGATGATGGCGGTATCTCCTATAAGTGGTGTATTGTGTGACAGATATGGTGCAAGAATCTTGAGCTCAATAGGACTTCTTATATCCGCGGTGGGTTTGCTTGGATTTATGGAAATAAAGACAAGCTCATCTATATTTTACCTAGTTGTATGTATGATATTCACAGGAATAGGTTCTGGAATGTTTTTTTCTCCAAATACGAGTTCAATAATGGCAAATGTACCGGAGGATAAGAGAGGAATTGCTGCAGGTGTAAGGGTAATGTTTATGAATGCTGGTATGGTGTTAAGTATTGCCATATCGATGGCTATAATATCTTCGAGCATATCGCCTTCAGTCATGCAGGCATTATTTGTACATTCTCATGTATCTTCAAATGGTATAGCTTCTATTCAGTTTATGAGTGGACTTAGAACAGCTTTTACAATTTCATTTATATTTAGTCTCATTGCAGCTTTCATATCATATCTTAGGGGACCTGCACCAAAATGGGAAGAACAAGGTCAGACATAG